The following are from one region of the Nostoc cf. commune SO-36 genome:
- the aspS gene encoding aspartate--tRNA ligase — protein sequence MRTHYCGELRKEHIGETVTFYGWVDRRRDHGGVIFLDLRDRSGIVQIVSDPQRTPDSYEYANALRNEYVVEITGRVTQRPEESLNTRIPTGEVEIYADKIKLLNAVRKQLPFQVSVADTETVREDLRLKYRYLDLRRERMAQNLQLRHQIVKAMRRYLEDLEGFIEVETPILTRSTPEGARDYVLPSRVNPGDWYALPQSPQLFKQLLMVSGLDRYYQIARCFRDEDLRADRQPEFTQLDMEMSFMSQEEIIELNENLVCHIFKTVKGIELQRPFPRLTYAEGMERYGSDKPDTRYGLELVDVSDIVKDSGFKVFRDTVTNGGIVKILPIPNGNDVISNVRIKPGGDLFKEASEAGAKGLAYIRVRDDGEIDTIGAIKDNLSEEQKQEILRRTGAKAGHLLLFGAGEAATVNKTLDRLRQAIAKEFNLIDSEKINLLWITDFPMFEWNADEKRLEALHHPFTAPHPDDLSDLKTARAQAYDLVLNGVEVGGGSLRIYQREIQQQVFEAIGLSPEEAQSKFGFLLEAFEYGTPPHGGIAYGLDRLVMLLAGEESIRDVIAFPKTQQARCLLTDAPSSVDAKQLKELHVASTYKPKS from the coding sequence ATGCGAACTCACTATTGCGGCGAACTCCGAAAAGAACATATTGGAGAAACTGTTACCTTTTACGGATGGGTAGACCGTCGCCGCGATCACGGTGGTGTGATATTTTTAGATTTACGCGATCGCTCTGGAATTGTCCAAATCGTCAGCGATCCACAACGCACCCCCGATTCCTACGAATATGCGAACGCCCTACGAAATGAATATGTTGTCGAAATCACTGGTAGGGTAACACAACGCCCCGAAGAATCTCTGAATACCCGCATCCCAACAGGCGAGGTAGAAATCTACGCCGATAAAATAAAACTCCTCAATGCTGTTCGCAAGCAGTTACCTTTCCAAGTTTCCGTAGCTGACACCGAAACAGTGCGGGAAGATTTGCGGCTGAAATATCGTTATTTAGATTTGCGACGCGAACGCATGGCGCAAAATTTGCAATTGCGTCATCAAATTGTCAAAGCCATGCGTCGTTATCTAGAAGATTTGGAAGGTTTTATCGAAGTCGAAACCCCAATACTTACCCGTTCTACCCCAGAAGGGGCGCGGGATTATGTTTTACCCAGTCGCGTCAATCCTGGTGACTGGTATGCTTTGCCGCAATCACCCCAGCTATTTAAACAATTGCTGATGGTATCCGGTTTGGATAGATATTATCAGATTGCGCGTTGCTTTCGTGACGAAGACTTACGCGCCGACAGACAACCAGAATTCACTCAGTTGGACATGGAAATGAGCTTCATGTCTCAAGAAGAAATTATCGAACTAAACGAGAATTTAGTTTGTCATATCTTCAAGACGGTTAAAGGTATTGAGTTACAGCGCCCTTTCCCTCGTCTCACTTACGCTGAAGGGATGGAACGTTACGGAAGTGATAAACCAGATACCCGCTATGGTTTGGAATTAGTTGATGTCTCAGATATTGTCAAAGACTCTGGTTTCAAAGTCTTTCGAGACACTGTTACCAATGGTGGTATCGTCAAAATCCTACCCATTCCCAACGGTAACGATGTAATTTCTAATGTCCGCATTAAACCAGGTGGTGATTTATTTAAAGAAGCCAGCGAAGCCGGTGCTAAAGGTTTAGCTTATATCCGCGTCAGAGATGATGGCGAAATTGACACCATTGGCGCGATTAAAGACAACTTAAGCGAAGAACAAAAACAAGAAATTTTACGCCGTACAGGTGCTAAAGCTGGACATTTGCTGTTGTTTGGTGCAGGGGAAGCTGCTACAGTTAATAAAACATTAGATAGATTACGGCAAGCGATCGCTAAAGAATTTAACTTAATTGATTCAGAAAAAATCAACTTGCTCTGGATTACAGATTTCCCCATGTTCGAGTGGAATGCTGACGAAAAACGCCTAGAAGCACTGCACCACCCCTTTACAGCACCACATCCTGATGATTTGAGCGATTTAAAGACTGCACGCGCTCAAGCTTACGACTTGGTACTCAACGGCGTAGAAGTTGGCGGCGGAAGTCTGCGGATTTATCAGCGAGAAATTCAACAACAAGTGTTTGAAGCCATTGGTTTATCTCCTGAAGAAGCACAAAGCAAATTTGGCTTTCTCTTAGAAGCATTTGAGTATGGTACACCACCGCACGGTGGCATTGCCTACGGTTTAGATCGTTTGGTAATGTTGCTAGCTGGAGAAGAATCTATTCGAGATGTCATTGCTTTTCCAAAGACACAACAAGCACGTTGTTTGTTAACAGATGCGCCTTCAAGTGTAGATGCTAAACAGTTGAAAGAATTGCACGTTGCTTCGACTTATAAACCAAAATCTTAG
- a CDS encoding type II toxin-antitoxin system HicA family toxin, translated as MIHSNGRRTVVAVHSGEIIGSGLLAQILRDCQISRDEFRELL; from the coding sequence TTGATACACAGTAATGGTCGTCGAACTGTTGTTGCAGTTCATTCTGGTGAAATAATTGGTTCTGGTTTGTTAGCACAGATACTCCGTGACTGTCAAATCAGCCGTGATGAATTCCGGGAACTATTGTAA